From one Mytilus trossulus isolate FHL-02 chromosome 10, PNRI_Mtr1.1.1.hap1, whole genome shotgun sequence genomic stretch:
- the LOC134686441 gene encoding uncharacterized protein LOC134686441 — translation MELYRNLFICSAILTVSAILTHGLAMGLPYWIYRRVSVKIANISVDALAYEGLFKACREYDDKIHIVEHKHKHIKECINTPDRNWLLQAPNKDWIIPERYLVSFAMGGLAMTFFSDILIASGLRSRRHIFGSSISNLTAVLLLLTVLIVYGIQSDSSAYYVAFDCEIISLILSIFSSLCRFTICRGEKNGPYERIKEKSFRVNS, via the exons ATGGAACTATATCgtaatttgtttatttgctCGGCTATTCTAACAGTTTCTGCAATTCTAACACATGGGTTAGCTATGGGACTACCGTACTGGATATACCGGCGAGTCAGTGTTAAAATTGCAAATATATCAGTGGATGCTCTTGCTTATGAAGGATTATTTAAAGCATGTAGAGAGTATGATGATAAAATACATATAGTAGAACACAAACATAAGCATATTAAAGAGTGTATTAATA caCCTGATAGAAACTGGCTACTTCAAGCGCCTAACAAAGACTGGATAATTCCTGAAAGGTATTTGGTTTCATTCGCAATGGGTGGTCTTGCTATGACCTTCTTCTCAGATATACTCATAGCATCTGGTTTACGTAGCAGGAGACACATATTTGGATCCAGCATAAGCAATTTAACAGCAG ttcTGTTGCTTTTAACAGTTCTTATTGTATATGGAATACAATCAGATTCGTCAGCATACTATGTGGCGTTTGACTGTGAGATAATATCGTTAATTTTGTCAATCTTCAGTAGTTTGTGTCGCTTCACAATCTGCAGAGGAGAAAAAAATGGACCGTATGAGCGCATAAAGGAAAAGTCATTTCGGGTTAATTCGTag